In Synergistales bacterium, a single window of DNA contains:
- the rpsR gene encoding 30S ribosomal protein S18, translating to MAFKRRGKRRPKVCFFCVDKIDKVDYKDSEKLKKYISDRGKILPRRVSGNCAKHQRQLTRAIKRARTMALLPFTVD from the coding sequence ATGGCATTCAAGCGACGGGGCAAGCGACGCCCCAAGGTATGCTTTTTCTGTGTCGACAAGATCGATAAGGTCGATTACAAGGATTCCGAAAAGCTGAAAAAATACATCTCCGACAGAGGAAAGATCCTCCCGCGCCGCGTCTCGGGGAACTGCGCCAAACACCAGCGTCAGCTGACGAGAGCGATCAAGCGGGCGCGCACCATGGCCCTTCTTCCCTTTACTGTCGATTAG